The proteins below are encoded in one region of Salmo salar chromosome ssa02, Ssal_v3.1, whole genome shotgun sequence:
- the LOC106588769 gene encoding WW domain binding protein 1-like — protein sequence MNEILGVGLKMGLFLHVVAVSPSDATLDESLLHCEGLNNQSYVCESGHCCGESECCSYYYELWWFWLVWVIIFILSCCCVCHHRRTKHRLQQQQRQHEINLIAYREAHNYTSVPFYFRFLPNSLLPDYEEVVNRPPTPPPPYSVFHTASPLPTDPQDGLGHCPTIQTTPVPPVSDTLCSRPILEEPHRTGAPTIGYNRHKADNKPQEPQDGGPGLGPQDGGPGLGPQQASTEEPGSPEKNCKEPLLLGDLGGPESGAQEDKDNRGALGRRRRFTGDSGIEVCVCDRGGSTRIGSQEGKELREKDSLMGEQEGGDFCDGCGHPAPGVEEGQALALDGPESRSECGSATGSNSPPPPAMTQPTQPPVCLLLHTINELEGPPHHGNSTEPQG from the exons ATGAACGAGATTTTAGGTGTGGGTCTTAAAATGGGATTGTTTTTGCACGTTGTCGCTGTCAGCCCCTCCGACGCGACATTAGACGAG AGCCTACTGCACTGTGAGGGGCTGAACAACCAGAGCTATGTCTGTGAATCGGGACACTGCTGTGGGGAGTCAGAGTGCTGCAGTTACTACTATGAACTCTGGT GGTTCTGGCTGGTGTGGGTCATCATCTTCATCCTGAGCTGCTGCTGCGTGTGTCACCACCGGCGCACCAAGCAccggctgcagcagcagcagcgccagCACGAGATCAACCTCATCGCCTACCGCGAGGCGCACAACTACACCTCCGTTCCGTTCTACTTCA GGTTTCTTCCAAATTCCCTCCTACCTGACTATGAGGAGGTGGTGAACCGCcctcccacccctccccctccctacaGTGTCTTCCATACAGCCAGCCCCCTGCCCACGGACCCACAGGACGGACTGGGACACTGCCCGACCATCCAGACCACTCCGGTCCCCCCAGTGTCCGACACCCTCTGCTCCAGGCCGATCCTGGAAGAGCCCCACCGCACTGGGGCTCCCACCATTGGCTACAACAGACACAAGGCAGACAATAAGCCTCAGGAGCCCCAGGATGGTGGACCAGGGCTAGGGCCCCAGGATGGTGGACCAGGGCTAGGGCCCCAGCAGGCCTCTACAGAGGAGCCTGGAAGCCCAGAGAAGAATTGCAAGGAGCCTCTGTTACTCGGGGACCTAGGGGGGCCCGAGAGCGGTGCCCAGGAGGACAAAGATAATAGGGGGGCCCTTGGGCGGCGGCGCCGTTTCACTGGTGACTCGGGTATCGAGGTGTGCGTATGTGACCGTGGTGGTAGTACCCGTATTGGGAGCCAGGAGGGCAAGGAGCTGAGGGAGAAGGATAGCCTGATGGGGGAGCAGGAAGGAGGAGACTTCTGCGACGGATGCGGTCACCCCGCTCCGGGAGTGGAAGAGGGGCAGGCCCTAGCCCTGGATGGACCCGAAAGTAGGTCGGAGTGCGGGTCGGCGACAGGGTCCAACTCCCCGCCACCACCCGCCATGACGCAACCCACCCAGCCCCCGGTGTGCCTGCTCCTCCACACCATCAATGAGCTTGAGGGGCCCCCTCACCATGGCAACAGCACAGAGCCCCAGGGCTGA
- the as3mt gene encoding arsenite methyltransferase isoform X2 — translation MAECKKEHGECGKGCFVDSVIHVDVKDYYGKTLKKTSDLKSNACLAPSQAIPAFILKALKKIHPEVTAKYYGCGLVVPECLEGCRLLDLGSGSGRDCYMLSQLVGEKGHVTGIDMTEDQLEVARKYVDHHTQEFGYEKPNVDFVQGYIEALKEAGLKENSFDIIISNCVVNLSPDKRKVLSDAYRVLKDGGELYFSDVYSSSKLSDEIKNNKVLWGECLGGALWWEDLVRLAQEVGFSPPRLVTANVITVDNMELEAILGDYKFVSATYRLFKIPKISNKGSLVIYNGNITGFEESLEFDSQYTFKVDEVVEVDGEVASILSHSRFAEEFTFQPPGLPAGCSVRKPKVGTVNPFELVLQLGSATVSSATGGCCGAESSFCK, via the exons ATGGCTGAATGCAAGAAAGAACACGG GGAATGTGGGAAAGGCTGTTTCGTTGATTCAGTGATTCATGTGGATGTCAAG GACTACTATGGGAAGACCCTGAAGAAAACGTCTGACCTGAAGAGTAATGCCTGCTTAGCCCCGTCTCAGGCCATCCCAGCCTTCATCCTCAAGGCTCTGAAGAAGATCCATCCTGAAGTCACAGCCAA GTACTATGGGTGTGGGCTGGTGGTCCCAGAGTGTCTGGAGGGCTGCAGACTGCTGGACCTGGGCAGTGGCAGTGGGCGAGACTGCTACATGCTCAGCCAACTGGTCGGGGAGAAGGGCCACGTCACAGGCATCGACATGACTGAGGATCAG CTTGAGGTTGCCAGAAAGTACGTGGACCACCACACGCAGGAGTTTGGATACGAGAAGCCCAACGTGGACTTTGTTCAGGGCTACATCGAGGCTCTAAAGGAGGCTGGACTCAAGGAGAACTCCTTTGATATCATCAT ATCCAACTGTGTGGTGAATTTGTCCCCAGACAAGAGAAAAGTATTGAGTGATGCTTACCGCGTGCTGAAG GATGGAGGAGAGCTGTACTTCAGTGATGTCTATAGTAGCAGTAAGCTCTCCGATGAGATCAAGAATAACAAAGTCCTGTGGG GGGAGTGTTTAGGCGGAGCGCTTTGGTGGGAGGACCTAGTGCGATTGGCTCAGGAGGTGGGATTCAGCCCCCCGCGGTTGGTCACGGCCAATGTCATCACCGTGGACAACATGGAACTGGAGGCCATCCTAG GTGACTACAAGTTTGTCTCTGCCACCTACCGTCTCTTCAAGATCCCCAAAATCTCTAACAAAGGCTCTCTGGTCATATACAATGGCAACATCACTGGTTTTGAGGAGAGTCTGGAGTTTGACTCTCAGTACACGTTCAAG GTGGATGAGGtagtggaggtggatggagaggtgGCCAGCATCCTCAGCCACTCCAGGTTTGCTGAGGAGTTCACTTTCCAACCGCCCGGGTTACCTGCTGGATGTAGTGTAAGGAAACCCAAG GTGGGCACGGTGAATCCCTTTGAACTGGTGCTGCAGCTGGGGAGTGCAACTGTCTCTTCTGCCACAGGGGGGTGCTGTGGTGCAGAGTCATCCTTTTGCAAGTGA
- the as3mt gene encoding arsenite methyltransferase isoform X1, with the protein MAECKKEHGECGKGCFVDSVIHVDVKDYYGKTLKKTSDLKSNACLAPSQAIPAFILKALKKIHPEVTAKWVHCCNIVLTMYYGCGLVVPECLEGCRLLDLGSGSGRDCYMLSQLVGEKGHVTGIDMTEDQLEVARKYVDHHTQEFGYEKPNVDFVQGYIEALKEAGLKENSFDIIISNCVVNLSPDKRKVLSDAYRVLKDGGELYFSDVYSSSKLSDEIKNNKVLWGECLGGALWWEDLVRLAQEVGFSPPRLVTANVITVDNMELEAILGDYKFVSATYRLFKIPKISNKGSLVIYNGNITGFEESLEFDSQYTFKVDEVVEVDGEVASILSHSRFAEEFTFQPPGLPAGCSVRKPKVGTVNPFELVLQLGSATVSSATGGCCGAESSFCK; encoded by the exons ATGGCTGAATGCAAGAAAGAACACGG GGAATGTGGGAAAGGCTGTTTCGTTGATTCAGTGATTCATGTGGATGTCAAG GACTACTATGGGAAGACCCTGAAGAAAACGTCTGACCTGAAGAGTAATGCCTGCTTAGCCCCGTCTCAGGCCATCCCAGCCTTCATCCTCAAGGCTCTGAAGAAGATCCATCCTGAAGTCACAGCCAAGTGGGTTCACTGTTGTAACATTGTACTTACAAT GTACTATGGGTGTGGGCTGGTGGTCCCAGAGTGTCTGGAGGGCTGCAGACTGCTGGACCTGGGCAGTGGCAGTGGGCGAGACTGCTACATGCTCAGCCAACTGGTCGGGGAGAAGGGCCACGTCACAGGCATCGACATGACTGAGGATCAG CTTGAGGTTGCCAGAAAGTACGTGGACCACCACACGCAGGAGTTTGGATACGAGAAGCCCAACGTGGACTTTGTTCAGGGCTACATCGAGGCTCTAAAGGAGGCTGGACTCAAGGAGAACTCCTTTGATATCATCAT ATCCAACTGTGTGGTGAATTTGTCCCCAGACAAGAGAAAAGTATTGAGTGATGCTTACCGCGTGCTGAAG GATGGAGGAGAGCTGTACTTCAGTGATGTCTATAGTAGCAGTAAGCTCTCCGATGAGATCAAGAATAACAAAGTCCTGTGGG GGGAGTGTTTAGGCGGAGCGCTTTGGTGGGAGGACCTAGTGCGATTGGCTCAGGAGGTGGGATTCAGCCCCCCGCGGTTGGTCACGGCCAATGTCATCACCGTGGACAACATGGAACTGGAGGCCATCCTAG GTGACTACAAGTTTGTCTCTGCCACCTACCGTCTCTTCAAGATCCCCAAAATCTCTAACAAAGGCTCTCTGGTCATATACAATGGCAACATCACTGGTTTTGAGGAGAGTCTGGAGTTTGACTCTCAGTACACGTTCAAG GTGGATGAGGtagtggaggtggatggagaggtgGCCAGCATCCTCAGCCACTCCAGGTTTGCTGAGGAGTTCACTTTCCAACCGCCCGGGTTACCTGCTGGATGTAGTGTAAGGAAACCCAAG GTGGGCACGGTGAATCCCTTTGAACTGGTGCTGCAGCTGGGGAGTGCAACTGTCTCTTCTGCCACAGGGGGGTGCTGTGGTGCAGAGTCATCCTTTTGCAAGTGA